One window of Candidatus Binataceae bacterium genomic DNA carries:
- a CDS encoding xanthine dehydrogenase family protein molybdopterin-binding subunit — translation MSEPSSQTRLLGSAEAPPSVSEGSSQSGLLAPAATVSARAAEVNEGPSGFRVIGTRPIRHDGEDKVRGRAKYGADYALAGMLHGKVLRSPHAHARIKSINTEKAAQYPGVFAVLTGANLPEVKGAMAQVGELVVNTHYLSLNIMARDKVLYDGHAVAAVAAINRHVAEEALALIEVEYEVLTPVMTAEAAMRPDAAVLLPELRQMRMASRVDPGKLEGPDEPGNVAGHIQFQRGDLAAGFKAADFVVEREYHTEAVHQGYIEPQNALAAWDADDHVTIYCSTQGSFNVRTLTAAVLTMPEGRIRVVPAEIGGGFGGKTTVYLEPLAVLLAKKAGRPVKMVMTRAEVLRATGPTSGTRFRVKIGVNRDGRITAAEVWMAYEAGAFPGSPFAPAAMTTLAPYNIENLQIDAFDVVVNRPKVAAYRAPGSPASAFACEAALSELAEYAGIDPIEFRLRNAAREGLPMPAGPPFKKIGFVETLAAMRDGEHYSSKLSGKCRGRGVAAGFWFNGGLQSSADVNIHTDGTVSVVTGSVDIGGSRAAMAMIAAEVLGVPVRDVRPMVADTDAIGHNDVTGGSRITLATGLAVFNAAHDALRELKLRAARLWDKTPEEVEFDAGVFRARGNGVPPLALSQVAAKLIATGGPVTGRASLNAGAVGAVGNAFAVVCVDVEVDPDTGKVRILRATIAQDVGRAIHPSYVEGQMQGALAQGVGWALNEEYYYDDRGVLRNSGLLDYRMPTCLDLPMLETLIVEVPNPGHPLGVRGVGEVGIVPPMAAVAEAIYQAVGVRMTELPMTPAKVLKAILEKRAGEGESAAAS, via the coding sequence CGCTCCCGCCGCGACGGTCTCCGCTCGTGCAGCAGAGGTCAACGAAGGCCCCTCGGGGTTTCGTGTAATCGGAACTCGGCCGATCCGGCATGACGGCGAAGACAAGGTCAGAGGCCGGGCGAAGTATGGCGCCGACTACGCGCTGGCGGGCATGTTACACGGCAAGGTGCTCCGCAGTCCGCACGCTCACGCGCGAATCAAATCGATCAATACCGAGAAAGCCGCGCAGTATCCCGGCGTCTTCGCAGTGCTCACGGGAGCGAACTTGCCTGAGGTCAAGGGCGCGATGGCGCAGGTCGGCGAGCTGGTCGTCAACACGCACTATCTGTCGCTCAACATAATGGCCCGCGACAAAGTCCTGTACGACGGCCACGCCGTTGCCGCCGTCGCTGCGATCAACCGTCACGTCGCCGAAGAAGCGCTCGCGCTAATCGAGGTCGAGTATGAAGTTCTGACGCCGGTGATGACGGCTGAAGCCGCGATGCGGCCTGACGCGGCGGTGCTGTTGCCGGAGTTGCGCCAGATGCGGATGGCGTCGCGAGTCGATCCGGGCAAGCTCGAAGGCCCGGACGAGCCCGGCAATGTCGCCGGGCATATTCAGTTCCAGCGGGGCGACCTGGCGGCGGGTTTCAAAGCCGCGGATTTCGTCGTCGAGCGCGAGTATCATACCGAGGCCGTCCATCAGGGTTACATCGAGCCGCAGAATGCGCTGGCGGCCTGGGACGCCGACGATCACGTCACGATTTACTGCTCGACCCAGGGCTCGTTCAACGTGCGCACACTCACGGCCGCGGTGCTCACGATGCCGGAAGGGCGGATTCGCGTGGTGCCCGCCGAGATCGGCGGCGGGTTTGGCGGCAAGACCACGGTATATCTGGAACCGTTGGCGGTGTTGCTCGCAAAAAAAGCCGGACGGCCGGTCAAGATGGTCATGACTCGCGCCGAGGTTCTGCGCGCGACCGGCCCGACCTCGGGGACGCGATTCCGCGTCAAAATCGGAGTGAATCGCGACGGCCGGATTACCGCCGCCGAAGTTTGGATGGCATATGAGGCAGGCGCGTTTCCGGGCTCGCCGTTTGCGCCCGCAGCGATGACCACGCTGGCACCCTACAATATAGAAAATCTGCAAATCGACGCCTTTGACGTCGTCGTCAACCGGCCCAAGGTCGCAGCCTATCGTGCGCCGGGCTCGCCCGCCTCGGCGTTCGCCTGCGAAGCCGCGCTCAGCGAACTGGCGGAGTATGCCGGGATCGATCCGATTGAATTCCGTCTGCGCAACGCCGCGCGCGAGGGGCTGCCGATGCCCGCCGGGCCGCCGTTCAAGAAGATTGGCTTCGTTGAGACGCTCGCCGCCATGCGCGACGGCGAGCACTATTCGTCGAAACTTTCCGGCAAGTGTCGCGGGCGCGGCGTCGCCGCGGGTTTCTGGTTCAACGGCGGCCTCCAGTCATCCGCAGACGTTAATATTCATACCGACGGCACGGTCAGCGTCGTGACCGGATCGGTCGATATCGGCGGATCGCGCGCCGCGATGGCAATGATCGCTGCTGAAGTACTGGGCGTGCCCGTCCGCGACGTGCGGCCGATGGTCGCGGATACCGATGCGATCGGCCACAACGACGTGACCGGAGGCAGTCGCATCACCTTGGCCACCGGTCTGGCCGTGTTCAACGCCGCACACGACGCCTTGCGCGAACTCAAACTGCGCGCCGCCCGCCTGTGGGACAAAACTCCCGAAGAGGTCGAGTTCGACGCTGGAGTTTTTCGCGCACGCGGCAACGGCGTACCGCCGCTGGCGTTGAGTCAGGTCGCGGCAAAGCTGATCGCTACCGGCGGTCCGGTAACGGGCCGCGCCAGCCTCAACGCCGGCGCCGTGGGCGCCGTCGGTAATGCGTTTGCGGTGGTTTGTGTGGACGTCGAAGTTGATCCCGATACCGGCAAGGTGCGGATTCTGCGCGCGACGATCGCGCAGGACGTCGGCCGCGCGATCCATCCGAGCTACGTCGAAGGACAGATGCAAGGCGCACTCGCTCAGGGTGTCGGCTGGGCGCTCAACGAGGAGTACTACTACGACGATCGCGGCGTGCTCCGAAACTCCGGACTGTTGGACTATCGCATGCCCACCTGTCTCGATCTGCCGATGCTCGAGACGCTGATCGTGGAAGTGCCCAACCCGGGTCATCCGCTGGGTGTCCGCGGCGTTGGCGAGGTCGGGATCGTACCGCCGATGGCGGCGGTCGCCGAGGCGATCTATCAGGCCGTCGGCGTGCGCATGACCGAGTTGCCGATGACGCCGGCCAAGGTCCTGAAGGCGATCTTGGAGAAGCGGGCGGGAGAGGGCGAAAGCGCGGCCGCGAGTTGA
- a CDS encoding RNA-binding protein, whose translation MGRRLYVGNLAWTVTDQDLHDTFSEVGGVENSQVIIDRTTNRSRGFGFVEMTTDAAAEEAIKKLNGRDVKGRAIRVNEAQARSGSGGGGSGRSFGGDRDR comes from the coding sequence ATGGGCCGCAGACTGTACGTAGGGAATTTAGCCTGGACCGTCACTGATCAGGATTTGCACGATACCTTTTCGGAGGTCGGTGGCGTGGAGAATTCTCAGGTAATTATCGACCGCACCACGAATCGCTCACGCGGTTTTGGCTTCGTCGAGATGACCACCGATGCCGCTGCCGAAGAGGCCATCAAGAAACTCAATGGCCGCGACGTCAAGGGGCGCGCCATCCGCGTCAACGAGGCGCAGGCGCGCAGCGGCAGTGGGGGCGGTGGGAGCGGACGCTCCTTTGGCGGCGACCGCGACCGCTAG
- the mtnA gene encoding S-methyl-5-thioribose-1-phosphate isomerase yields MPVKTIEWRADSVRMIDQRLLPVREVIRTYRDYRGVAEAIRTMVIRGAPAIGVATAMGIALGIRGTAGEAARKRFAVVAKTLRLTRPTAVNLAWAIARMGQVLESNLALNADQLFRRMRAEALATCREDIALNRELGMHGAALIDSPATVLTHCNAGALATAGYGTALGIVRAARAQGKHVSVFADETRPFLQGSRLTAWELRKDHIPVTVIADNMAGSVLRDGKIACVIVGTDRTAANGDVANKIGTYPLAVLANRHRVPFYVAAPLSSIDLDCPDGAAIPIEERAPEELTEFRGKAITPKGVGVFNPAFDVTPAELVTAIITERGIARPPYREALARLKR; encoded by the coding sequence ATGCCGGTAAAGACTATTGAATGGCGGGCGGACAGCGTCCGCATGATCGATCAGCGTCTGCTGCCGGTGCGCGAGGTGATTCGAACCTATCGGGACTATCGCGGCGTCGCTGAGGCGATTCGCACGATGGTCATTCGCGGCGCGCCGGCGATCGGTGTGGCTACTGCGATGGGCATTGCACTGGGTATCCGCGGGACCGCGGGTGAGGCGGCGCGCAAGCGTTTCGCTGTAGTCGCAAAGACGCTGAGACTGACGCGGCCGACTGCGGTTAACCTGGCGTGGGCGATCGCGCGGATGGGGCAAGTTCTGGAAAGCAACCTCGCGCTGAACGCCGACCAATTATTTCGGCGGATGCGCGCGGAAGCGCTTGCTACCTGCCGTGAAGATATCGCACTGAATCGCGAACTGGGAATGCATGGGGCAGCGCTGATCGATTCGCCGGCGACGGTGCTGACACACTGCAACGCGGGCGCTCTGGCTACTGCCGGCTATGGCACCGCGTTGGGTATCGTGCGGGCGGCGCGCGCACAGGGCAAGCATGTCAGCGTGTTCGCCGACGAGACCCGGCCCTTTTTGCAGGGTTCGCGCTTGACGGCCTGGGAGTTGCGCAAGGATCACATACCGGTCACCGTGATCGCCGATAACATGGCCGGGTCGGTCCTGCGCGATGGCAAGATCGCCTGCGTGATCGTCGGCACCGATCGCACCGCCGCCAATGGCGACGTGGCGAACAAGATTGGCACCTATCCGCTGGCGGTGCTGGCCAATCGCCATCGCGTGCCGTTCTATGTAGCTGCGCCGCTGTCGTCGATCGATCTCGATTGCCCCGATGGCGCCGCGATTCCGATCGAAGAGCGGGCGCCCGAGGAGTTGACTGAGTTTCGCGGCAAGGCGATCACGCCTAAAGGCGTCGGGGTCTTCAACCCGGCGTTTGACGTTACGCCGGCGGAATTAGTAACCGCGATCATCACCGAACGTGGTATCGCGCGTCCGCCATATCGAGAGGCGCTGGCCCGGCTCAAGCGCTGA
- a CDS encoding phosphotransferase family protein, whose translation MAAETEIERLLRDFVRAKSADPAAEVNAISPLPGHAGQSYSFELEYAADAGRVREKLVLRLAPAGVRAVGTADIARQARIMASLAETSVPVPPIKWFGDEPDWFDRPYFVAAFVTGDKLALGEHEFPPAQQRDLARLTIQMMAALHDVPWEPRRTAWGEPCTLADEMTRLDALLDRPTLEPSIIAAAPRLRARLKSTLPDNPLVGCVHGDLNWSNCLYENGRLRAVIDWELAQIGAVLIDLGWLCLFSDRETWVKQDLVPRHILPPDELAEVYRAAVAMPITAAEVRWFRAFACYRFGVITAFNVMLHRRGKRHDPTWEDIALTGPRFFERGLELLG comes from the coding sequence ATGGCGGCAGAGACCGAGATCGAGCGGCTGCTGCGGGACTTTGTTCGCGCCAAAAGCGCCGACCCCGCCGCCGAGGTGAACGCGATCAGTCCGCTGCCGGGTCACGCCGGGCAGAGCTACAGCTTTGAGCTGGAGTACGCCGCGGACGCCGGCCGGGTGCGCGAAAAACTCGTGCTGCGACTGGCGCCAGCTGGCGTGCGCGCCGTCGGCACCGCCGACATCGCGCGGCAGGCGCGCATCATGGCGTCGCTCGCCGAGACCAGCGTTCCTGTGCCGCCGATCAAGTGGTTCGGCGACGAGCCGGATTGGTTCGACCGGCCCTATTTCGTCGCGGCCTTCGTCACCGGCGACAAACTCGCGCTCGGCGAGCACGAGTTTCCGCCCGCGCAGCAGCGCGACCTCGCCCGTCTCACGATCCAGATGATGGCCGCGCTGCATGACGTGCCTTGGGAGCCGCGGCGCACGGCATGGGGGGAGCCCTGCACCTTGGCCGACGAGATGACCCGGCTCGACGCCTTGCTCGATCGTCCGACGCTCGAACCGTCGATCATCGCCGCGGCGCCGCGGCTGCGCGCGCGGCTGAAGTCAACGCTGCCGGACAATCCGCTCGTCGGCTGCGTCCATGGCGATCTGAACTGGTCGAATTGCCTGTACGAGAATGGCCGGCTGCGCGCCGTGATCGATTGGGAACTGGCGCAGATTGGCGCCGTGCTCATAGACCTCGGCTGGCTCTGCCTGTTTTCCGATCGCGAAACCTGGGTCAAACAGGATCTCGTACCCCGGCACATCCTGCCGCCGGACGAACTCGCGGAAGTCTATCGCGCCGCAGTCGCGATGCCGATAACCGCCGCCGAAGTGCGATGGTTTCGCGCCTTCGCCTGCTACCGTTTCGGCGTGATTACCGCCTTCAACGTGATGCTGCATCGGCGCGGCAAACGTCACGATCCGACCTGGGAGGATATCGCCCTCACCGGCCCGCGTTTTTTTGAACGCGGCCTCGAGTTGCTCGGTTAA
- a CDS encoding glutathione S-transferase family protein — MQMYDSFGPNPRANRMVLIEKGLTFPMKDVDLMKAQNRQPPYTDRNPGGQLPALELDNGKCIGETVAIWEYLEEKHPTPPLIGATAEDRAETRQWQRRVEQNITENLYNGFRFAEGLELFKNRVPCEPDAAPGLKRITQARLKWLDGLIAGRDFIVPNRFTIADVILYCALDFAAGVGQPLDPSLPNVNAWFKRVDARPSAKASLHPASAQLKMKG; from the coding sequence ATGCAAATGTATGACTCTTTCGGACCCAATCCCCGCGCCAACCGTATGGTGCTGATCGAAAAGGGGCTCACCTTCCCGATGAAGGACGTGGACCTAATGAAGGCGCAAAACCGTCAACCGCCATATACCGATCGTAACCCCGGCGGCCAGTTACCCGCCCTCGAACTTGATAACGGCAAGTGCATCGGCGAGACCGTCGCCATCTGGGAATATCTCGAGGAAAAGCACCCGACGCCTCCGCTGATCGGCGCCACCGCTGAGGATCGCGCCGAGACCCGCCAATGGCAGCGGCGGGTTGAACAGAATATCACCGAAAACCTCTACAATGGCTTTCGCTTCGCCGAAGGCCTCGAACTCTTCAAGAATCGCGTCCCCTGCGAGCCCGACGCCGCCCCGGGCCTCAAGCGCATCACCCAGGCCCGCCTTAAATGGCTCGACGGACTTATCGCCGGCCGCGACTTCATCGTGCCGAACCGTTTCACTATCGCCGACGTCATTCTGTACTGCGCCCTCGACTTCGCCGCCGGGGTCGGTCAACCGCTGGATCCGTCCCTGCCCAACGTCAACGCCTGGTTCAAGCGCGTCGACGCGCGTCCCAGCGCCAAGGCGAGCCTGCATCCGGCCTCTGCGCAGCTCAAGATGAAGGGCTAG
- a CDS encoding tetratricopeptide repeat protein, producing MRQLPARDALLAAAPPQVSVAAAEGDQLPANHPKVALPRDALSFIAEVESKARRQPRDLAAWDQLGDVTLRAAAFDPAYYAKAADAYAHVLKIDPENSDALRGIGNVDFDQGKPDAAIAAYEHYLTRKPDDPEVRTDMATMLLSSGAADAAIAQYKRVLEAHPNFFEANFNLGVAYGNSNNPAARAALEKALKLAPDDQARNRVNQMIASLGSASAAGGPELADNAAASVSAAPDTQPSPTNFREAIEQTMRDLPVAGDKVQSVNWNSTSEARVLMNNFPMEQMPPFAAEKFIADLKAGVDRAKATYHVTVPVRIDICDAADGRVMQSITE from the coding sequence TTGCGGCAGCTGCCGGCGCGCGATGCCCTGCTCGCAGCCGCGCCGCCGCAGGTCTCGGTCGCCGCTGCCGAGGGCGATCAGTTACCGGCTAACCATCCGAAAGTCGCGCTGCCCCGGGACGCCCTGTCCTTTATCGCCGAAGTGGAGAGCAAGGCCCGCCGACAGCCGCGGGATCTCGCTGCTTGGGATCAGTTGGGCGACGTGACTCTGCGCGCCGCGGCCTTCGACCCGGCTTATTATGCGAAAGCGGCGGATGCCTACGCCCATGTGCTCAAGATCGATCCTGAAAATTCGGACGCCTTGCGCGGGATCGGCAATGTCGATTTTGATCAGGGCAAGCCTGACGCTGCGATCGCCGCGTATGAGCATTACCTGACGCGCAAGCCCGATGATCCGGAGGTACGTACGGACATGGCCACGATGCTGCTTTCCAGCGGCGCCGCCGACGCCGCGATCGCGCAGTACAAGCGCGTGCTGGAAGCTCATCCGAATTTCTTCGAGGCCAACTTCAATCTTGGAGTGGCTTACGGCAACAGCAACAATCCGGCGGCGCGCGCGGCGCTGGAAAAGGCCCTCAAGCTCGCGCCCGACGACCAGGCGCGCAATCGGGTGAACCAGATGATCGCGTCGCTCGGCTCAGCCTCGGCAGCGGGCGGACCCGAACTGGCAGATAATGCGGCGGCGTCAGTGTCGGCGGCGCCTGATACGCAGCCGAGTCCCACCAATTTTCGCGAAGCGATCGAACAGACCATGCGTGACTTGCCGGTCGCGGGCGACAAAGTCCAGTCGGTGAATTGGAACTCGACGAGCGAGGCTCGCGTGCTGATGAACAATTTTCCGATGGAGCAGATGCCGCCATTCGCCGCGGAGAAATTTATCGCTGATCTCAAGGCCGGCGTAGACCGCGCCAAGGCCACTTACCACGTCACCGTGCCGGTGCGGATCGATATCTGCGACGCGGCTGACGGCCGCGTGATGCAGTCAATTACCGAGTAA
- the cobS gene encoding adenosylcobinamide-GDP ribazoletransferase, translated as MSEADGSSALSTPATRGGILTQLGLAASFLTIIPTLNNRPRPPEAVAASFRWFPLIGFAIGALLCLEDSAASRFMGPSARAILAVMTLAVVTGAVHLDGLADTADALGAGRDRARALEIMRDSRIGTFGAVALFFLLLLKVSALANAVPERRSLALYLAPGLARWAMVMVAERMAYLRCEGAGAELLRQNDQGTLLIASAIAAAGTLAASKTLAIRGALTAVAFALLLRAAYRRWLGGVTGDLIGAAGEIVETAVIIALCT; from the coding sequence ATGAGCGAGGCCGACGGGTCGTCCGCGTTATCAACGCCGGCGACGCGCGGCGGGATTCTGACGCAACTCGGACTCGCCGCCAGTTTTCTCACGATCATTCCGACCCTGAATAATCGGCCGCGCCCGCCCGAAGCGGTGGCGGCGTCTTTCCGCTGGTTTCCACTGATTGGCTTCGCAATCGGCGCGCTTCTCTGTCTTGAGGACTCGGCCGCAAGCCGCTTCATGGGACCGTCAGCCCGCGCGATCCTGGCCGTCATGACGCTGGCGGTCGTGACAGGTGCGGTGCATTTGGACGGCTTGGCCGATACGGCAGATGCGCTGGGCGCCGGACGCGATCGCGCGCGGGCGCTCGAGATCATGCGCGACAGCCGCATCGGCACGTTCGGCGCAGTCGCGCTCTTTTTTCTCTTACTGCTTAAAGTCTCTGCACTGGCCAACGCCGTCCCAGAGCGCCGATCCCTCGCGCTTTACCTGGCGCCGGGTCTTGCCCGCTGGGCGATGGTGATGGTCGCCGAGCGGATGGCATATCTCCGCTGCGAGGGCGCCGGTGCGGAGCTGCTGCGGCAGAATGATCAGGGGACTTTGTTGATTGCCTCGGCGATCGCCGCCGCCGGCACGCTCGCCGCGTCGAAGACGCTTGCGATCCGCGGTGCGCTGACCGCAGTCGCCTTCGCGTTACTCCTGCGCGCCGCTTATCGGCGATGGCTGGGTGGAGTGACCGGCGATCTGATCGGAGCGGCGGGCGAGATTGTCGAAACTGCCGTGATAATCGCGCTATGCACCTGA
- the cobT gene encoding nicotinate-nucleotide--dimethylbenzimidazole phosphoribosyltransferase → MSLGETIAAIQPPDEAAERAARARLDSLTKPPGSLGRLEEIVARYAACRGDGSARMGRGAILVFVADHGVAEAGVSAYPQAVTVEMLRNIGAGGAAISVLARRFGYDLRVTDVGVATDTSLTPFAGVTYARVGTGTKNFLSGPAMTQAQARRALEVGIESARSTAAARATLIGIGEMGIANSTSAAALLALTTGLAPAQLVGRGTGVDDTGLQRKVAAVEAAIARHRAAAGNGIDLLAAVGGFELAAMAGACLGAAAARAPIVVDGFIATAAAAVAIKIAPQARDYMFFSHRSAEGGHALALRSLAAAPMLDLGMRLGEGTGAALAMNLVESALALFHQMATFASAGVSGKLE, encoded by the coding sequence ATGTCCCTAGGCGAAACTATCGCGGCAATTCAACCGCCGGACGAAGCCGCCGAGCGCGCCGCCCGCGCGCGGCTCGATTCACTCACCAAGCCGCCCGGCAGCCTGGGGCGGCTCGAGGAGATCGTCGCGCGTTACGCGGCCTGCCGCGGCGACGGCTCCGCGCGGATGGGTCGTGGCGCGATTCTCGTGTTCGTTGCCGACCATGGTGTCGCCGAGGCCGGCGTCAGCGCTTATCCGCAGGCCGTGACCGTCGAGATGCTGCGCAATATCGGCGCGGGCGGCGCGGCGATCAGCGTGCTCGCACGGCGCTTCGGCTACGACCTGCGGGTGACCGACGTCGGCGTCGCGACCGATACCAGTTTGACGCCGTTTGCAGGAGTAACCTATGCGCGCGTCGGTACCGGCACGAAAAATTTTCTATCGGGTCCGGCGATGACTCAGGCGCAGGCGCGTCGCGCGCTTGAAGTCGGTATCGAGAGCGCCCGCAGCACTGCCGCGGCCCGCGCAACCCTAATCGGAATCGGCGAGATGGGCATTGCCAACAGCACATCCGCGGCGGCGCTCCTCGCCTTGACGACCGGACTCGCGCCGGCGCAACTGGTCGGCCGCGGCACTGGCGTCGATGACACCGGTCTGCAGCGCAAGGTCGCCGCGGTCGAAGCTGCGATCGCACGTCATCGCGCAGCGGCCGGCAACGGCATCGATCTCCTAGCCGCGGTTGGCGGCTTCGAGCTCGCGGCGATGGCGGGTGCATGCCTCGGCGCCGCCGCGGCGCGCGCGCCTATAGTGGTCGACGGTTTTATCGCGACCGCGGCCGCCGCCGTCGCGATAAAAATCGCGCCGCAGGCGCGCGACTACATGTTCTTCAGCCATCGCTCGGCCGAAGGCGGTCACGCGCTCGCGCTCCGATCGCTGGCCGCCGCGCCGATGCTCGATCTCGGGATGAGACTTGGCGAGGGCACCGGTGCGGCGTTGGCCATGAACCTCGTCGAGAGCGCGCTGGCGCTCTTTCATCAAATGGCGACTTTCGCGAGCGCCGGCGTCTCCGGCAAACTCGAATGA
- a CDS encoding NAD(P)/FAD-dependent oxidoreductase: protein MPAGAIFDAEEQAKYRAFKEARRGAADYMAMEGEFKKYLDDVYSEPPIPREALTDECEILVVGAGFGGLLLWHRLSQAGFTDVRFCEKGGDVGGTWYWNRYPGIACDVESYSYLPLLEEMGYVPSMKFASGFEILEYCQNLAQKFGFYDHCLFHTTVEGTTWDEACGRWIVETDRGDTMRARFVILANGILTTPKLARIAGMEKFQGESFHTSRWNYNIDLRAKRVGIIGTGATAVQAVPELAKIVGQLYVFQRTPSSIDVRDQRATTDEERATWANEPGWARARRARFAKISAGRTAIQANDDYLAGKVPDRKPRKHERELSPEELTQKQLDSNFRIMEQIRARVDAIVKDPKTAAALKPYYPYGCKRPTFHDEYLPAFNLPHVHLVDTAPRGVGEINERGIVQEGVEYPLDVLIYATGFQWMGTSTFNMVTGRGGRTLKEKWESEGTKTFLGLHSHGFPNLFIVTGPQGGGGSFNFTDAIDAHSDYVVWMLRTMRERGARIVDVRKELEDAYAEHCRVVDIATAPLRDCISYYNGEGNAAPGSLAYYGGGRWHKHRIPAQSTLVPYLFEDGDPTVSRATE, encoded by the coding sequence TTGCCGGCCGGCGCGATCTTCGATGCAGAAGAGCAGGCCAAGTACCGCGCGTTTAAGGAAGCCCGCCGCGGTGCCGCCGACTACATGGCGATGGAAGGCGAGTTTAAGAAATATCTGGACGACGTCTATTCGGAGCCACCGATCCCGCGTGAAGCGCTGACCGACGAGTGCGAGATCCTGGTGGTCGGCGCCGGCTTCGGCGGACTGTTGCTGTGGCACAGGCTGAGCCAAGCCGGCTTCACCGACGTCCGTTTCTGCGAGAAGGGCGGCGACGTCGGCGGCACCTGGTACTGGAATCGCTATCCCGGCATCGCCTGCGACGTCGAATCCTACAGCTACCTGCCGTTGCTCGAGGAGATGGGTTACGTCCCGTCGATGAAGTTCGCCTCGGGCTTCGAGATTCTCGAATACTGCCAGAACCTGGCCCAAAAGTTCGGGTTCTACGACCACTGCCTGTTCCACACGACGGTCGAAGGGACGACCTGGGACGAGGCCTGCGGCCGCTGGATCGTCGAGACCGATCGCGGCGACACGATGCGTGCGCGCTTCGTGATCCTGGCCAACGGCATCCTGACGACGCCGAAGCTGGCGCGCATCGCCGGCATGGAGAAGTTCCAGGGCGAGTCCTTCCATACCTCGCGCTGGAACTACAACATCGACCTGCGCGCCAAGAGGGTCGGCATCATCGGCACCGGCGCGACCGCGGTGCAAGCGGTGCCGGAGCTCGCGAAGATTGTTGGACAGCTCTACGTGTTCCAGCGCACGCCGTCCTCGATCGACGTGCGCGACCAGCGCGCGACGACCGACGAGGAGCGGGCGACTTGGGCCAACGAGCCTGGATGGGCCCGGGCGAGGCGCGCGCGCTTCGCGAAGATCTCGGCCGGCCGCACCGCCATCCAGGCCAACGACGACTATCTGGCGGGTAAGGTCCCGGACAGGAAGCCCAGGAAACACGAGCGTGAGCTGAGCCCGGAGGAGCTGACCCAGAAGCAGCTCGATTCCAATTTCCGCATCATGGAGCAGATTCGGGCGCGCGTGGACGCGATCGTCAAGGACCCGAAGACCGCGGCGGCACTGAAGCCGTATTATCCGTATGGCTGCAAGCGGCCGACCTTCCACGACGAATACCTGCCGGCGTTCAACCTGCCGCATGTCCATCTGGTCGATACCGCGCCGCGCGGCGTCGGCGAGATCAACGAGCGCGGCATCGTCCAGGAGGGGGTCGAATATCCGCTCGACGTGCTGATCTACGCCACCGGCTTCCAGTGGATGGGCACCTCGACCTTCAACATGGTTACCGGGCGCGGCGGCCGCACCTTGAAGGAGAAGTGGGAGAGCGAGGGGACCAAGACGTTCCTCGGCCTGCACAGCCACGGTTTCCCCAACCTGTTCATCGTCACCGGTCCGCAGGGCGGCGGCGGCAGCTTCAACTTCACCGACGCGATCGACGCGCACAGTGACTATGTCGTGTGGATGCTGCGGACCATGCGGGAGCGCGGCGCGAGGATCGTCGATGTCCGCAAGGAGCTGGAAGATGCGTATGCGGAGCATTGCCGCGTCGTCGACATCGCGACGGCGCCGCTGCGCGATTGCATCTCCTACTATAATGGTGAAGGTAACGCGGCGCCGGGGAGCCTCGCCTATTACGGCGGCGGCAGGTGGCACAAGCACCGCATCCCGGCGCAGTCGACGCTAGTGCCCTATTTGTTCGAAGACGGAGATCCGACTGTTTCGCGGGCGACCGAATGA
- a CDS encoding cupin domain-containing protein: MADASALTRILVALAHSSDLKSQRVKKDDLPPDVVAAVTRWTAIGNAKMGKPAAALDAIADSALRSKYSDDEREFYTLEYSRAAGSVIKGWLIVQGGVVVGDVSDEPNSGSPSKDFLTARLPVKPSAIAPDGTDVRMLLQLNSGSLAHFELAPGKISHAVTHRTIEEIWYFLGGQGEMWRKQGDREQIVPIEAGVCTTIPSGTKFQFRSYGYAPLVVVVITIPPWPGGDEAYEVDGKWKPTVG; the protein is encoded by the coding sequence ATGGCAGACGCATCTGCGCTAACCCGCATCCTGGTCGCTCTGGCGCATAGCAGTGATCTAAAAAGTCAGCGCGTAAAAAAAGATGATCTTCCTCCCGATGTGGTCGCCGCCGTCACGAGATGGACCGCGATAGGCAACGCAAAGATGGGGAAGCCCGCAGCGGCACTCGATGCCATCGCCGATTCGGCGTTGCGGTCCAAATATTCCGATGACGAGCGAGAGTTTTACACGCTCGAATATTCTCGTGCCGCCGGTAGCGTAATAAAGGGTTGGCTGATCGTTCAGGGCGGCGTCGTGGTAGGCGACGTGTCGGACGAACCGAATTCGGGCTCACCGAGCAAGGATTTTTTGACAGCACGATTGCCCGTAAAACCGAGTGCGATCGCGCCCGACGGCACGGATGTTCGCATGCTCCTCCAGTTGAACAGTGGTAGCTTGGCGCATTTCGAGCTGGCACCCGGCAAGATCTCACATGCCGTCACCCACCGTACCATCGAGGAAATCTGGTACTTCCTCGGGGGACAGGGCGAGATGTGGCGCAAACAAGGGGATCGAGAACAGATCGTGCCGATCGAAGCGGGTGTATGCACAACGATTCCATCCGGCACAAAGTTCCAGTTTAGATCGTATGGATATGCGCCGCTGGTCGTCGTGGTTATCACAATACCGCCATGGCCCGGCGGAGACGAAGCCTACGAGGTCGACGGAAAATGGAAGCCGACCGTGGGTTAA